In Pongo abelii isolate AG06213 chromosome X, NHGRI_mPonAbe1-v2.0_pri, whole genome shotgun sequence, one DNA window encodes the following:
- the RBMX gene encoding RNA-binding motif protein, X chromosome, whose amino-acid sequence MVEADRPGKLFIGGLNTETNEKALEAVFGKYGRIVEVLLMKDRETNKSRGFAFVTFESPADAKDAARDMNGKSLDGKAIKVEQATKPSFESGRRGPPPPPRSRGPPRGLRGGRGGSGGTRGPPSRGGHMDDGGYSMNFNMSSSRGPLPVKRGPPPRSGGPPPKRSAPSGPVRSSSGMGGRAPVSRGRDSYGGPPRREPLPSRRDVYLSPRDDGYSTKDSYSSRDYPSSRDTRDYAPPPRDYTYRDYGHSSSRDDYPSRGYSDRDGYGRDRDYSDHPSGGSYRDSYESYGNSRSAPPTRGPPPSYGGSSRYDDYSSSRDGYGGSRDSYSSSRSDLYSSGRDRVGRQERGLPPSMERGYPPPRDSYSSSSRGAPRGGGRGGSRSDRGGGRSRY is encoded by the exons atggttgaagCAGATCGCCCAGGAAAGCTCTTCATTGGTGGGCTTAATACGGAAACAAATGAGAAAGCTCTTGAAGCAGTATTTGGCAAATATGGACGAATAGTGGAAG TACTCTTGATGAAAGACCGTGAAACCAACAAATCAAGAGGATTTGCTTTTGTCACCTTTGAAAGCCCAGCAGACGCTAAGGATGCAGCCAGAGACATGAATGGAAAG tcattaGATGGAAAAGCCATCAAGGTGGAACAAGCCACCAAACCATCATTTGAAAGTGGTAGACGTGGACCGCCTCCACCTCCAAGAAGTAGAGGCCCTCCAAGAGGTCttagaggtggaagaggaggaagtggaggaacCAGGGGACCTCCCTCACGGGGAGGACACATGG aTGACGGTGGATATTCCATGAATTTTAACATGAGTTCTTCCAGGGGACCACTCCCAGTAAAAAGAGGACCACCACCAAGAAGTGGGGGTCCTCCTCCTAAGAGATCTGCACCTTCAGGACCAGTTCGCAGTAGCAGTGGAATGGGAGGAAGAG CTCCTGTATCACGTGGAAGAGATAGTTATGGAGGTCCACCTCGAAGGGAACCGCTGCCCTCTCGTAGAGATGTTTATTTGTCCCCAAGAGATGATGGGTATTCTACTAAAGACAG CTATTCAAGCAGAGATTACCCAAGTTCTCGTGATACTAGAGATTATGCACCACCACCACGAGATTATACTTACCGTGATTATGGTCATTCCAGTTCACGTGATGACTATCCATCAAGAGGCTATAG CGATAGAGATGGATATGGTCGTGATCGTGACTATTCAGATCATCCAAGTGGAGGTTCCTACAGAGATTCATATGAGAGTTATG GTAACTCACGTAGTGCTCCACCTACACGAGGGCCCCCGCCATCTTATGGTGGAAGCAGTCGCTATGATGATTACAGCAGCTCACGTGACGGATATGGTGGAAGTCGAGACAGTTACTCAAGCAGCCGAAGTGATCTCTACTCAAGTGGTCGTGATCGGGTTGGCAGACAAGAAAGAGGGCTTCCCCCTTCTATGGAAAGGGGGTACCCTCCTCCACGTGATTCCTACAGCAGTTCAAGCCGCGGAGCACCAAGAGGTGGTGGCCGTGGAGGAAGCCGATCTGATAGAGGGGGAGGCAGAAGCAGAtactag